One window of the Pseudomonas sihuiensis genome contains the following:
- the yejK gene encoding nucleoid-associated protein YejK: MPIRHCIVHLIDKKPDGSPAVLHARDSELATSQAMENLLADLNESYNAKQGKAWGLFHEESGAYPFSGWLKAYLDGEQDFTAFSRQAVEHLQKLMEESNLSTGGHVLLAHYQQGMTDYLAIALLHHSEGVAVTDALDVTPAKHLDLGQLHLAARINISEWQNNKQSKQYISFIKGKNGKKVSDYFRDFIGCQEGVDGPGETRTLLKAFSDYVESEDLPEEQAREKTKTLVGYATGQAKMGEPITLEELSGLIDEERPKAFYEHIRNKDYGMAPEFPADKRTLSQFQRFTGRAEGLSISFEAHLLGSKIEYDEGRDMLIIRQLPTQLKDQLKRRQD; this comes from the coding sequence ATGCCGATCCGCCACTGCATCGTCCACCTGATCGACAAGAAGCCCGACGGCAGCCCCGCCGTGCTGCACGCTCGCGACAGCGAGCTGGCCACGTCGCAAGCCATGGAGAACCTGCTGGCCGACCTCAACGAGAGCTACAACGCCAAGCAGGGCAAGGCCTGGGGTCTGTTCCACGAAGAATCCGGCGCCTACCCGTTCAGCGGCTGGCTCAAGGCCTATCTCGACGGCGAGCAGGATTTCACCGCCTTCAGCCGCCAGGCCGTCGAACACCTGCAAAAGCTGATGGAAGAATCCAACCTCTCCACCGGCGGCCACGTGCTCTTGGCCCATTACCAGCAGGGCATGACCGACTACCTGGCCATCGCCCTGCTGCACCACAGTGAAGGCGTAGCGGTGACCGACGCGCTGGACGTGACCCCGGCCAAGCACCTGGATCTGGGTCAGCTGCACCTGGCCGCGCGCATCAACATCAGCGAGTGGCAGAACAACAAGCAGTCCAAGCAGTACATCTCCTTCATCAAGGGCAAGAACGGCAAGAAGGTCTCGGATTACTTTCGCGACTTCATCGGCTGCCAGGAAGGCGTCGACGGCCCGGGCGAGACCCGTACCCTGCTCAAGGCCTTCAGCGATTACGTGGAAAGCGAGGATCTGCCCGAAGAACAGGCCCGCGAGAAGACCAAGACTCTGGTCGGCTACGCTACCGGCCAGGCCAAGATGGGCGAGCCGATCACCCTGGAAGAACTCTCCGGACTGATCGATGAAGAGCGCCCCAAGGCCTTCTATGAGCACATCCGCAACAAGGACTACGGCATGGCCCCGGAATTTCCGGCGGACAAACGTACCCTGAGCCAATTCCAGCGTTTCACCGGCAGGGCCGAAGGCCTGTCGATCAGCTTCGAGGCGCATCTGCTGGGTTCCAAGATCGAGTACGACGAAGGCCGCGACATGCTGATCATTCGCCAGTTGCCGACCCAGTTGAAGGATCAGCTCAAGCGTCGTCAGGATTGA
- a CDS encoding Lrp/AsnC family transcriptional regulator, with protein MDKFDRQILALLRSDARTSVSQIAREVNLSRSAVSERIRYLENSGVIRGYHAQVAEPGEAGVKAFLELFYQGRRCEDYVERMRALPEVRHCSGISGETDMLVFIEAPSMTRLSEVRGAIEAFPGMQKVKTHVVVKDWAM; from the coding sequence GTGGACAAGTTCGATCGCCAGATCCTCGCTCTGCTGCGCAGCGATGCGCGCACCTCCGTCAGCCAGATCGCCCGTGAGGTCAACCTGTCACGTTCGGCGGTCAGCGAGCGGATTCGCTACCTGGAGAACAGCGGGGTGATTCGCGGTTATCACGCGCAGGTGGCCGAGCCGGGCGAGGCGGGCGTGAAGGCCTTTCTCGAACTCTTCTATCAGGGCCGCCGCTGCGAGGACTACGTCGAGCGCATGCGCGCCCTGCCCGAGGTGCGTCACTGCAGCGGCATCAGTGGGGAAACCGACATGCTGGTGTTCATCGAAGCCCCGAGCATGACGCGCCTGAGCGAGGTGCGCGGTGCCATCGAGGCGTTCCCCGGCATGCAGAAGGTCAAGACCCATGTGGTGGTCAAGGACTGGGCAATGTAG
- the pcsA gene encoding phosphatidylcholine synthase: protein MTELIVAVKQAKAWGVHAVTASGVILALLALLAVLDGQPTQCLLWLGLALLVDGLDGSLARRYDVKGVLPHFDGSTLDLVIDYLTYVFIPAIFLYRFIPLPDYTPLFAVGLILLSSLFCFCNLNMKSKDNYFVGFPAAWNVVVLYFYILDVHPWITLAIIVLLAGLTLTKMKFLHPFRVRQFMPLNILVTFVWMLSSALLILQYPVNQFWLLALWWLASAYFVGMCLWRSAREWFPAR from the coding sequence GTGACCGAATTGATCGTTGCCGTAAAACAGGCCAAAGCCTGGGGGGTCCATGCTGTTACCGCCAGTGGCGTGATCCTCGCCCTGCTGGCATTGCTGGCCGTACTCGACGGCCAACCCACGCAATGCCTGTTGTGGCTCGGCCTGGCGCTGCTGGTCGACGGTCTGGACGGCTCGCTGGCGCGCCGCTATGACGTCAAGGGTGTACTGCCGCATTTCGACGGCTCGACCCTCGACTTGGTGATCGATTACCTGACCTACGTATTCATCCCCGCCATCTTTCTTTACCGCTTCATCCCACTGCCGGATTACACGCCGCTGTTCGCCGTGGGCCTGATTCTGCTGTCTTCGCTGTTCTGCTTCTGCAACCTGAACATGAAGAGCAAGGACAACTACTTCGTCGGCTTCCCGGCGGCGTGGAACGTGGTCGTGTTGTATTTCTACATCCTCGACGTGCACCCCTGGATCACCCTGGCCATTATCGTCCTGCTGGCCGGCTTGACCCTGACCAAGATGAAGTTCCTGCACCCGTTCCGCGTGCGTCAGTTCATGCCGCTGAACATCCTGGTGACCTTCGTCTGGATGCTCTCCAGCGCGCTGTTGATCCTGCAGTACCCGGTCAATCAGTTCTGGCTGCTGGCGCTCTGGTGGTTGGCTTCGGCCTACTTCGTCGGCATGTGCCTGTGGCGCTCGGCGCGTGAGTGGTTTCCCGCGCGCTGA
- a CDS encoding APC family permease — translation MTSLGSSQRAGLSVIDAVAMLVGVVIGVGIFGLPPLVAQHASSAELYLALWLVGGLVMLIGALCYGELGAAHPDQGGEYHYLSLAWGPQVGLLFAWARGTVIQTGAIAVVAFIYGDYAQRLLPLGDYGSAWHAALVVVALTLLNVLGTRESRRAQLFFTSVTVLALLLVVLVGLVLAEPQPHTASAAPAGGNLAAMLGMGMVFVLLTYGGWNEAAYLSGELRNPARNMSRVLLIGTALVTAIYLLANLVFLNIFGLDGLRQSDAVAADLMNIVAGPWAEAMLAVFVCLTALSTLNATLFTGARVYYALGRDVPQLAFIGRWNERGATPVRALLLQCALTLPLILFGALSTNGVQTMVAYTAPVFWLFMFLVALALIRLRQRQPWVRRPFSVPLYPLTPILFAATCLGLLYSSTLYAGSGALLGLLVLGAGLPLLALQRPQAVEQGEHAE, via the coding sequence ATGACATCGCTAGGGTCCTCGCAGCGCGCCGGGCTGTCGGTGATCGATGCCGTTGCCATGCTGGTCGGCGTGGTGATCGGTGTCGGCATTTTCGGCCTGCCGCCGCTGGTGGCGCAGCATGCCAGCAGCGCCGAGCTGTATCTGGCCCTGTGGCTGGTCGGCGGTCTGGTGATGCTGATCGGCGCGCTGTGTTACGGCGAGCTGGGTGCGGCACATCCGGACCAGGGCGGCGAATACCATTATCTGAGCCTGGCCTGGGGTCCGCAGGTCGGCCTGCTGTTCGCCTGGGCGCGCGGTACGGTGATCCAGACCGGCGCCATCGCCGTGGTCGCGTTCATCTACGGTGACTATGCCCAGCGCCTGCTGCCGCTTGGAGACTATGGCAGCGCCTGGCACGCCGCTCTGGTGGTGGTGGCGCTGACTCTGCTCAATGTGCTGGGCACGCGTGAATCGCGACGCGCCCAGCTGTTCTTCACCAGCGTGACAGTGCTGGCCCTGCTGCTGGTGGTGCTGGTCGGCCTGGTGCTGGCCGAACCGCAGCCGCATACCGCCAGCGCCGCACCTGCCGGCGGCAACCTGGCGGCGATGCTGGGCATGGGTATGGTCTTCGTGTTGCTCACCTATGGCGGCTGGAACGAGGCGGCCTACCTGTCCGGTGAGTTGCGCAACCCGGCGCGCAACATGAGTCGCGTGCTGCTGATTGGCACGGCATTGGTGACAGCCATATACCTGCTGGCGAACCTGGTCTTTCTCAATATCTTCGGCCTCGACGGCCTGCGCCAGAGCGATGCCGTGGCGGCGGACCTGATGAACATCGTCGCCGGGCCATGGGCCGAGGCCATGCTGGCAGTGTTCGTCTGCCTGACCGCACTAAGTACCTTGAACGCCACGCTGTTCACCGGTGCGCGGGTCTACTACGCGCTGGGCCGCGATGTGCCGCAACTGGCATTCATCGGTCGCTGGAACGAACGCGGCGCCACCCCGGTACGCGCCTTGCTGCTGCAGTGCGCGCTTACCCTGCCGCTGATCCTGTTCGGTGCCCTGAGTACGAACGGCGTACAAACCATGGTGGCCTACACCGCGCCGGTGTTCTGGCTGTTCATGTTTCTCGTCGCGCTGGCGCTGATTCGCCTGCGCCAAAGGCAACCTTGGGTACGGCGGCCATTCAGCGTGCCGCTGTATCCGCTGACGCCGATCCTGTTCGCCGCCACCTGCCTCGGTCTGCTGTATTCCAGCACGCTGTATGCCGGCAGCGGCGCGTTGCTGGGTCTGCTGGTGCTCGGTGCCGGCCTGCCGTTGCTGGCCCTGCAGCGCCCGCAAGCCGTCGAGCAGGGCGAACACGCCGAGTGA
- a CDS encoding 50S ribosomal protein L11 methyltransferase — protein MSALSVRSFASFTLPVGLLASLVVGPAQAQPPRLDVPYVPTPEPVVAHMLQLAEIGPDDYVIDLGSGDGRIAISAVQDHGARAAYGIDLDPERISEAQENAEREGVADKVTFEQGDLFQKDISEADVLTMYLLSTVNMRLRPVILDTLKPGTRVVSHAFNLGDWEPDQSDVINGSSVFLWIVPAKVAGQWTLELDGRNHQVELDQRFQKVVGKVDGQPDVLSGQLKGNELRFTFDDRLYVGQLNGDRIEAVPADGAQQGWVARRS, from the coding sequence ATGAGCGCTCTATCCGTTCGTAGCTTCGCCTCCTTCACCCTCCCCGTCGGCTTGTTGGCCAGCCTGGTGGTTGGCCCCGCGCAGGCCCAACCGCCCAGACTCGACGTCCCTTATGTGCCCACACCAGAGCCTGTGGTGGCGCATATGCTCCAGCTGGCCGAAATCGGCCCGGACGACTATGTCATCGACCTGGGCTCGGGCGATGGCCGCATCGCCATCTCCGCCGTGCAGGACCACGGCGCCAGAGCGGCCTACGGCATCGACCTGGACCCTGAACGCATCAGCGAGGCGCAGGAGAACGCCGAACGCGAGGGCGTGGCGGACAAGGTCACGTTCGAGCAGGGTGACCTGTTCCAGAAGGATATTTCCGAGGCCGACGTGCTGACCATGTACCTGCTCTCCACGGTCAACATGCGCCTGCGTCCGGTGATTCTCGACACCCTCAAGCCCGGTACTCGGGTGGTGTCGCACGCCTTCAACCTCGGCGACTGGGAGCCTGATCAGAGCGATGTGATCAATGGCAGTTCAGTGTTTCTGTGGATCGTGCCAGCCAAGGTCGCGGGTCAGTGGACTCTCGAGCTCGATGGCCGGAATCATCAGGTCGAACTCGATCAGCGCTTCCAGAAGGTGGTTGGCAAGGTCGACGGCCAGCCCGACGTGCTCAGCGGCCAGTTGAAAGGCAACGAGCTGCGCTTCACCTTCGACGACAGGCTGTATGTCGGCCAGCTCAACGGTGACCGTATCGAGGCGGTGCCGGCCGATGGTGCACAGCAGGGTTGGGTCGCGCGCAGGAGCTAA
- a CDS encoding TAXI family TRAP transporter solute-binding subunit → MRRVLNDLKIMILANLWIVPVVAGLVWALFQFVAPPPPMSASMATGAQGGAYQQFAERLKEELAKEGFELNLVPTSGSRDNLQRLLANDPQVEIALVQSGLERQLTAEEQRQLESLGAIYQEPLWLFFRRDVELDRIADLLPLRLGLGGEGSGTRAASDAILGANAIEPEQYPESWQSIGGGKAARALMAGELDAAFFVGPAENSLVQQLAANPDIALAHFRRAAAYEARLPFFNQVKVGEGLLDLASNAPDRDIITLSPVATLVVNDDFNPGLVPLFLEASREVMRGGTLLDTAGTFPSAEPRTFELHKDAGHYYDKGLPILQRYLPFRIASLADRYIILLIPLIVVMIPLFKAVGPIYQWRIRARIYRWYKYLREIDRKLHAGSLPDELDSEIERLEQMEDELAAVDVPLSYSNELYELHMHVRYVIERLRVLQRRRQA, encoded by the coding sequence ATGCGCCGCGTACTCAATGACCTGAAAATCATGATTCTGGCCAACCTGTGGATAGTCCCGGTGGTGGCTGGTCTGGTCTGGGCACTGTTCCAGTTCGTCGCGCCGCCACCGCCGATGAGCGCCAGCATGGCCACCGGCGCCCAAGGGGGCGCCTACCAGCAGTTCGCCGAACGCCTGAAGGAAGAACTGGCCAAGGAAGGTTTCGAGCTGAATCTGGTACCGACCTCGGGCTCGCGCGACAACCTGCAACGCCTGCTGGCCAACGATCCGCAAGTGGAGATCGCCTTGGTGCAGAGCGGCCTGGAGCGCCAGCTGACAGCCGAGGAGCAGCGTCAGCTGGAAAGCCTGGGGGCAATCTATCAGGAACCGCTGTGGCTGTTCTTTCGACGTGACGTGGAGCTGGATCGCATTGCCGACCTGCTGCCACTGCGCCTCGGTCTGGGCGGCGAAGGCAGTGGCACCCGCGCCGCCAGCGACGCCATCCTCGGCGCCAATGCCATCGAGCCGGAACAATATCCCGAAAGCTGGCAGAGCATCGGGGGTGGCAAAGCTGCCCGCGCGTTGATGGCCGGCGAACTGGATGCAGCATTCTTTGTCGGCCCGGCAGAAAACTCACTGGTGCAGCAACTGGCGGCCAACCCGGACATCGCCCTGGCACACTTTCGGCGCGCCGCCGCCTACGAGGCGCGCCTGCCGTTCTTCAATCAGGTGAAGGTCGGTGAAGGCCTGCTGGATCTGGCCAGCAACGCACCGGACCGCGACATCATCACCCTGTCTCCGGTCGCCACCCTGGTAGTCAACGACGATTTCAACCCAGGCCTGGTGCCGCTGTTTCTCGAGGCCAGCCGTGAAGTGATGCGGGGCGGTACCCTGCTCGATACCGCAGGCACCTTTCCCAGCGCCGAGCCGCGCACCTTCGAGCTGCACAAGGATGCCGGGCATTACTACGACAAGGGCCTGCCTATCCTGCAGCGCTACCTGCCGTTTCGCATCGCTTCGCTGGCCGACCGCTACATCATCCTGCTGATCCCCCTGATCGTGGTGATGATTCCGCTGTTCAAGGCTGTCGGCCCGATTTACCAGTGGCGCATCCGCGCACGCATCTACCGCTGGTACAAGTACCTGCGCGAGATCGACCGCAAGCTGCACGCAGGTTCCTTGCCCGACGAACTGGACAGCGAGATCGAACGCCTGGAGCAGATGGAAGACGAGCTGGCGGCCGTGGATGTGCCGCTGTCGTACTCCAACGAGTTGTACGAACTGCACATGCATGTGCGCTACGTGATCGAACGACTGCGCGTGCTGCAGCGGCGCCGGCAGGCGTAG
- a CDS encoding glutaredoxin family protein, translated as MKTIVLLLAALALWQNWDKIDRWLNPPQAGNGSGEIVLYATQWCGYCAKTRELFAEDGIAYREVNIETDAAGRARYQALGGRGVPVIDLRGQVIHGYDVRAIRAAY; from the coding sequence ATGAAGACGATTGTGCTGCTGCTCGCCGCCCTGGCCCTGTGGCAGAACTGGGACAAGATCGACCGCTGGCTCAACCCACCGCAGGCCGGCAATGGCAGCGGCGAGATCGTGCTCTACGCCACGCAATGGTGCGGCTACTGCGCCAAGACGCGCGAGCTGTTCGCCGAGGATGGCATCGCCTATCGCGAAGTGAATATCGAGACCGATGCCGCCGGCCGTGCCCGTTACCAGGCACTCGGCGGCCGCGGCGTGCCGGTGATCGACCTGCGCGGGCAGGTCATTCACGGTTACGACGTGCGCGCCATCCGCGCCGCCTACTGA
- a CDS encoding nuclear transport factor 2 family protein, producing the protein MSHPNADLIQRFYSAFQKLDAETMAGCYAEDVRFSDPVFVDLHGAEAGDMWRMLCSRAEDFSLTFDSVHADDHAGSARWVASYRFSATGRQVVNHIQARFVFRDGLIVEHRDHFDLWRWARQALGGKGLLLGWAPPVQAAIRRQAARGLAQFRGTR; encoded by the coding sequence ATGAGCCACCCCAATGCCGATCTGATCCAGCGTTTTTACAGCGCCTTCCAGAAACTCGATGCCGAGACCATGGCCGGTTGTTACGCCGAGGACGTGCGTTTCTCCGATCCGGTCTTCGTCGACCTGCACGGCGCGGAGGCGGGCGATATGTGGCGCATGCTGTGCAGCCGCGCCGAAGACTTCTCGCTGACCTTCGACTCGGTGCACGCTGACGATCATGCCGGCAGCGCGCGCTGGGTCGCCAGCTACCGTTTCAGTGCCACCGGTCGTCAGGTGGTCAACCATATTCAGGCGCGCTTCGTGTTTCGCGACGGGCTCATCGTCGAGCATCGCGATCACTTCGATCTATGGCGCTGGGCACGTCAGGCGCTAGGTGGCAAAGGGCTTCTGCTGGGGTGGGCGCCACCGGTTCAGGCTGCCATTCGTCGACAGGCGGCACGCGGGCTGGCCCAGTTTCGTGGCACGCGCTGA
- the yjeH gene encoding L-methionine/branched-chain amino acid transporter, giving the protein MSRLNKELGLLQGIALLSTSLLGTGIFVVPALAATAAGEASLWAWMILIALVLPVAFTFAQLGKRFPHAGGAPHLIGRAFGLRMEGVSALLFLAVLPVGLPAALHIASGFWLALFDLDRTDLLLIELATLGAILLLGQRPPKASGMLQGLIALAIVASVALIWWVGDLPRASQPLLPAMDGQWHLLPTALGVMFWCFVGIEAFTHLGEEFKHPERDFPLALLLGVVLAGLVYWACSVAVLSFATYGDVHSDTTALPRLFEQLLGERARVLVAVLGYLACFASMNVYIQGFARLIWSLADEGRLPARLAVRNRQGVPGRALLLVVISCALCAMLSATLNLSVDDLIRYANGNFVLIYLLSMTAGWVLLSGIWRLLAGLSGLLCAAVLAMLGSDALYALGLLAALLLCSHLRARHKALA; this is encoded by the coding sequence ATGAGTCGATTGAACAAGGAATTGGGCCTGCTGCAGGGCATCGCCCTGCTCAGCACCTCGCTGCTCGGCACCGGCATTTTCGTGGTGCCGGCGCTGGCAGCCACGGCAGCCGGCGAAGCGTCGCTGTGGGCATGGATGATCCTGATTGCCCTGGTGCTGCCGGTGGCGTTCACCTTCGCCCAGTTGGGCAAGCGCTTCCCTCACGCTGGCGGCGCGCCGCACCTGATCGGCCGCGCCTTCGGCCTGCGCATGGAAGGGGTCAGCGCCCTGCTGTTCCTTGCCGTGTTGCCGGTCGGTCTGCCCGCTGCGCTGCATATCGCCAGCGGTTTCTGGCTGGCGCTGTTCGATCTCGATCGCACCGACCTGCTGCTCATCGAACTGGCCACGCTGGGCGCCATCCTCCTGCTCGGTCAGCGTCCACCGAAAGCATCGGGCATGCTGCAGGGGCTGATTGCCTTGGCCATCGTCGCCAGCGTGGCGCTGATCTGGTGGGTCGGTGATCTGCCGCGCGCCAGCCAACCGCTGCTGCCGGCAATGGACGGCCAGTGGCACCTGCTGCCGACGGCGCTGGGGGTGATGTTCTGGTGCTTCGTCGGCATCGAGGCCTTCACCCACCTGGGCGAGGAGTTCAAACACCCCGAGCGCGACTTCCCATTGGCGCTGTTGCTCGGCGTGGTGCTGGCCGGCCTGGTGTACTGGGCCTGCTCGGTCGCGGTGCTGAGCTTTGCCACTTACGGTGACGTGCACAGCGACACCACCGCCCTGCCGCGTCTGTTCGAGCAACTGCTGGGCGAGCGCGCCCGTGTCCTGGTAGCGGTGCTCGGTTACCTGGCCTGCTTCGCCTCGATGAACGTGTACATCCAGGGCTTCGCCCGGCTGATCTGGAGCCTGGCCGATGAAGGCCGTCTGCCGGCCAGGCTGGCCGTGCGCAACCGCCAGGGCGTACCCGGCAGAGCCTTGCTGCTGGTGGTGATCAGCTGCGCGCTGTGCGCCATGCTCTCGGCCACCTTGAACCTGTCGGTGGACGATTTGATCCGCTACGCCAACGGCAACTTCGTGTTGATCTACCTGCTGAGCATGACCGCCGGCTGGGTGCTGCTCAGTGGCATCTGGCGCCTGCTGGCCGGGCTCAGTGGGCTGCTCTGTGCCGCGGTACTGGCGATGCTTGGCAGCGATGCGCTGTATGCCTTGGGGCTGCTCGCCGCCCTGCTGCTGTGCAGTCATCTGCGTGCAAGGCACAAGGCGCTGGCGTAA
- a CDS encoding glutathione S-transferase family protein, whose amino-acid sequence MHELILHHYPTSPFAEKARLMLGFKQLSWRSVMIPPLMPKPDLTALTGGYRKTPVLQVGADIYCDTALIARRLEAEKATPALLPEGQEFNVSLLAQWADSVLFQHAVALVFQPESMALRFAKVPPEFAKAFAADRGALFSGGTATRLPLEQAKHNWPALMGALQRQLQREQGDFLFGEPSLADFSVAHCLWFLRGTPVTSPLVDDYPEVAAWLGRVLGFGHGSLSEMSSEQAIAVAREATPAALPNEDFVDPNGFKAGQAVSIAAVDYGVDPVQGELLHAGRDELILRRDDERAGIVHVHFPRMGFRIEAR is encoded by the coding sequence ATGCATGAGTTGATCCTTCATCACTACCCGACCTCGCCGTTTGCCGAGAAGGCCCGCCTGATGCTGGGCTTCAAGCAACTGTCCTGGCGTTCGGTGATGATCCCGCCACTGATGCCCAAGCCCGATCTCACCGCGCTGACCGGCGGCTACCGCAAGACGCCGGTGCTGCAGGTTGGCGCCGACATCTACTGCGATACCGCGCTGATCGCTCGCCGCCTGGAAGCCGAGAAGGCAACCCCGGCGCTGCTGCCCGAAGGTCAGGAGTTCAATGTCAGCCTGCTGGCGCAGTGGGCTGACTCGGTCTTGTTCCAGCATGCCGTGGCGCTGGTGTTCCAACCCGAGTCGATGGCGCTGCGCTTCGCCAAGGTGCCGCCGGAGTTCGCCAAGGCTTTCGCCGCCGACCGTGGCGCGCTGTTTTCCGGTGGTACGGCGACTCGGCTGCCACTGGAGCAGGCCAAGCACAATTGGCCGGCACTGATGGGCGCATTGCAGCGCCAGTTGCAGCGCGAGCAGGGCGATTTCCTCTTCGGTGAACCATCGCTCGCCGATTTTTCCGTGGCTCATTGTTTGTGGTTCCTGCGCGGCACGCCGGTTACCTCGCCGCTGGTCGACGATTACCCGGAAGTCGCCGCCTGGCTTGGCCGTGTGCTCGGCTTCGGCCATGGCTCGTTGAGCGAGATGAGCAGCGAACAGGCGATCGCGGTGGCGCGTGAAGCGACTCCGGCAGCGCTGCCGAACGAGGATTTCGTCGACCCCAATGGTTTCAAAGCTGGCCAGGCGGTGAGCATCGCTGCGGTGGACTATGGTGTCGACCCGGTGCAGGGCGAGTTGCTGCATGCCGGGCGCGACGAGCTGATTCTGCGTCGTGATGACGAGCGCGCCGGCATCGTGCACGTGCACTTCCCGCGTATGGGGTTCCGTATCGAGGCGCGTTGA
- the sbcD gene encoding exonuclease subunit SbcD, giving the protein MRILHTSDWHLGQHFMGKTRQAEHQAFCAWLLEQVRVHDVDVLLIAGDVFDTGAPPSYAREQYYRLVVELRDAGCALVVLGGNHDSPAMLGESRSLLAQLGTQVVPSVGVDLAEQVLVLNDRTGQPGVVLCAIPFIRPRDVLASQAGQSAQDKQQSLQQAIAEHYRALYELAASKRDELGLTLPIIATGHLTTVGASASESVREIYVGSLEAFPTSAFPPADYIALGHIHRPQKVGGLEHIRYSGSPIALSFDEARQQKEVLLLTFEGATLQSITPLPVPVFQPMASLRGSLKELAGAIAEVAAQGTPERPVWLEVQVSTDDYLSDLQSRINALCEGHPVEVLRIRRERGNAMASLASEARETLDELSVEDVFARRLQQETLEEEDAQRLQGLYRQVLEALPKA; this is encoded by the coding sequence ATGCGCATCCTGCACACCTCCGACTGGCATCTGGGCCAGCATTTCATGGGCAAGACTCGGCAGGCCGAGCACCAGGCCTTTTGCGCCTGGCTGCTGGAGCAGGTGCGTGTGCACGACGTGGACGTGCTGCTGATCGCCGGCGACGTGTTCGACACCGGCGCACCGCCCAGTTACGCCCGCGAGCAGTACTACCGGCTGGTGGTGGAGCTGCGCGACGCCGGCTGCGCACTGGTGGTGCTCGGCGGCAACCACGACTCACCGGCCATGCTCGGTGAAAGCCGCAGCCTGCTGGCGCAACTGGGCACCCAGGTGGTGCCGAGCGTGGGCGTCGATCTGGCCGAACAGGTACTGGTGCTCAATGATCGTACTGGCCAGCCGGGCGTCGTTCTCTGTGCCATTCCCTTCATTCGCCCGCGCGACGTACTCGCCAGCCAGGCGGGGCAGAGCGCGCAGGACAAACAGCAGTCGTTGCAGCAAGCCATCGCCGAGCATTACCGGGCACTGTACGAGCTGGCGGCGAGCAAGCGTGACGAGCTGGGCCTGACGCTACCGATCATCGCCACCGGTCACCTCACCACGGTTGGCGCCAGCGCCAGTGAGTCGGTGCGCGAGATCTACGTCGGCAGCCTGGAAGCCTTCCCCACCAGCGCCTTCCCGCCGGCGGACTACATCGCCCTTGGCCATATCCACCGCCCGCAGAAGGTCGGCGGCCTGGAGCATATCCGCTACAGCGGCTCGCCGATTGCCCTGTCCTTCGACGAGGCACGTCAGCAGAAGGAAGTCCTGTTGCTGACGTTCGAAGGCGCCACCTTGCAATCGATCACGCCACTACCCGTGCCGGTGTTCCAGCCCATGGCCAGCCTGCGCGGCTCGCTCAAGGAACTGGCCGGCGCCATCGCCGAGGTAGCTGCTCAGGGCACGCCCGAGCGGCCCGTATGGCTGGAAGTGCAAGTGAGCACTGACGACTACCTGAGCGACCTGCAAAGCCGCATCAACGCTCTGTGCGAAGGGCATCCCGTGGAGGTGCTGCGCATCCGCCGTGAGCGCGGCAACGCCATGGCCAGTCTGGCCAGCGAAGCGCGGGAAACGCTGGACGAGCTGAGCGTGGAAGACGTCTTCGCCCGCCGCCTGCAGCAGGAGACATTGGAAGAAGAGGATGCCCAGCGCCTGCAGGGTTTGTATCGGCAGGTGCTGGAGGCGCTGCCCAAGGCTTAG
- a CDS encoding GIY-YIG nuclease family protein — MNAAVEKAWFVYLVRAANGALYCGISDDPQRRFAQHQSGKGARFFHTSPALALAYVEACAGKGDALRRERAIKRLSKSAKEALILAVDGVSSASGGCVQVSRG; from the coding sequence ATGAATGCAGCAGTCGAAAAGGCCTGGTTCGTCTATCTGGTGCGCGCCGCCAATGGTGCGCTGTATTGCGGCATCAGCGATGACCCGCAGCGGCGTTTCGCCCAGCACCAGAGCGGCAAGGGTGCCCGATTCTTCCATACCAGCCCGGCGCTGGCGCTGGCCTACGTCGAAGCCTGTGCCGGCAAGGGTGATGCGTTGCGCCGTGAACGGGCGATCAAGCGCCTGAGCAAAAGCGCCAAAGAAGCGCTCATTCTGGCCGTTGATGGCGTTTCATCAGCCTCAGGCGGTTGCGTGCAGGTGTCGCGCGGGTAA